The following are from one region of the Nicotiana tabacum cultivar K326 chromosome 3, ASM71507v2, whole genome shotgun sequence genome:
- the LOC107826752 gene encoding vacuolar-sorting receptor 6, with translation MAALFFLVVVLPFFLIVSNVVVIEATFIVEKNSISVLSPYSMHSKHDASIGNFGVPDYGGSLVGTVVYPKKDSNGCSSFDGDKPFKSQAHRPNFLLLDRGDCYFALKVWNGQQAGAAAVLVADSIDEPLITMDSPEESTDADGYIDKIGIPSALIGKSFGDTLKEALKKGEKVVIKMDWTESMPHPDQRVEYELWTNSNDECGVRCDEQMNFIKSFKGHAQILEKGGYTMFTPHYITWYCPEAFILSSQCKSQCINHGRYCAPDPEQDFGEGYQGKDIVFENLRQLCVHRVANESNRSWVWWDYVTDFHIRCSMKQKRYSKECAEEVMKSLDLPVEKIKKCMGDPEANVENTVLKTEQDLQVGRGPRGDVTILPTMVVNDVQYRGKLERAAVLKAICAGFKETTEPSICLSGDLETNECLERNGGCWRDPKSNVTACKDTFRGRVCECPSVNGVQYKGDGYTSCEAVGPGRCTVNNGGCWSETRNGETFSACSEADPSGCKCPFGFQGDGHKCEDIDECKAGFACQCDGCSCKNTWGGYDCKCKGNQLYIMEHDTCIERHSSKVGRVLIFSILAIAVGAGVACYIFYKYRLRSYMDSEIMAIMSQYMPLDNNHQNQVVVHHETEPLRQSSV, from the exons ATGGCTGCTCTCTTTTTCCTAGTAGTTGTTTTACCTTTTTTCTTGATAGTATCGAATGTTGTTGTAATTGAGGCAACATTTATAGTAGAAAAAAACAGTATAAGTGTTCTATCACCTTATTCAATGCACTCAAAGCATGATGCTTCTATTGGTAATTTTGGTGTACCTGATTATGGAGGTTCTTTGGTTGGAACTGTTGTTTATCCTAAGAAAGATTCCAATGGTTGCTCTTCCTTTGATGGTGATAAGCCCTTCAAATCCCAGGCTCATCGTCctaattttcttcttcttgatcGCGGAG ACTGCTATTTtgctttgaaggtttggaatgggCAACAAGCTGGAGCTGCTGCAGTTCTAGTGGCTGATAGCATAGATGAGCCTCTTATAACTATGGATTCTCCTGAAGAAAGCACGGACGCTGATGGATACATTGACAAGATTGGAATCCCCTCAGCTTTAATTGGAAAATCCTTTGGCGACACATTAAAAGAAGCTCTGAAGAAGGGAGAGAAAGTTGTGATCAAAATGGATTGGACAGAGTCCATGCCGCACCCTGATCAGCGTGTCGAGTACGAGCTGTGGACTAATAGCAACGATGAGTGTGGGGTTCGCTGTGACGAGCAAATGAATTTCATTAAGAGCTTCAAGGGACATGCGCAGATACTTGAAAAGGGCGGTTACACTATGTTCACGCCTCACTATATTACTTGGTACTGTCCTGAAGCATTCATTCTTAGTAGTCAGTGCAAATCTCAGTGCATAAATCACGGGAGATATTGCGCTCCTGATCCTGAGCAGGACTTTGGGGAGGGGTACCAAGGGAAGGACATTGTCTTTGAGAACTTAAGGCAGCTCTGTGTGCATAGAGTTGCAAATGAGAGTAACCGTTCTTGGGTTTGGTGGGATTATGTGACGGATTTCCATATCAGATGTTCAATGAAGCAAAAGAGATACAGCAAAGAATGTGCTGAGGAGGTCATGAAATCACTCG ATTTACCTGTTGAGAAGATAAAGAAATGCATGGGTGATCCAGAGGCTAATGTAGAAAATACAGTGCTAAAGACTGAGCAAGATCTCCAG GTCGGCCGAGGACCTCGTGGTGATGTGACAATCTTACCAACAATGGTCGTCAATGATGTTCAATATCGAG GAAAATTGGAGAGGGCTGCTGTTTTGAAGGCCATATGTGCTGGATTTAAGGAAACAACTGAACCTTCGATATGTTTAAGCGGAG ATCTTGAAACAAATGAGTGCCTTGAAAGGAATGGTGGCTGTTGGCGGGATCCAAAATCTAACGTAACTGCCTGCAAG GACACTTTTAGAGGAAGAGTTTGTGAGTGCCCTTCGGTGAACGGCGTTCAGTATAAAGGAGATGGATACACATCTTGTGAAG CCGTTGGACCTGGAAGGTGTACGGTAAACAATGGAGGATGCTGGTCAGAAACCAGAAATGGGGAAACATTCTCAGCATGCTCA GAGGCAGATCCATCAGGCTGTAAGTGTCCATTTGGTTTTCAAGGGGATGGCCATAAATGTGAAG ACATAGATGAATGCAAAGCAGGATTTGCTTGTCAGTGTGATGGCTGTAGCTGTAAGAACACATGGGGCGGATACGATTGCAAGTGTAAAGGAAATCAACTGTACATAATGGAGCATGATACTTGTATAG AAAGGCACTCATCAAAGGTTGGACGGGTCCTTATATTCTCTATCCTAGCCATTGCAGTGGGTGCTGGAGTAGCTTGTTACATTTTTTACAAATATAGACTTCGG TCATACATGGACTCGGAGATTATGGCTATTATGTCACAGTACATGCCTCTTGATAACAACCATCAGAATCAGGTTGTTGTCCATCACGAAACTGAACCTCTGCGACAGAGCTCAGTATGA
- the LOC107826746 gene encoding uncharacterized protein LOC107826746, whose product MVARITSWTAKKLSYAGRAQLIQTVLFSIQAYWSQLFAIPSKVLNTIEAYCRSYLWSGTNTITRKALLAWEKVCTPKSVGGLGLINMRLWNRAAITKASWDIEHKCDRLWIRWLHAYYIKNQQFCQMAIPQQAGWMVRKLFEARDTLPLIQYNTVGSLIKQIYLQLMGNNEKISWKTLRFGNNARPKAQFIVWLQMQGRLLTVDRIASWAVNVDHECKLCNSQGETRNHIFMECPYSVKVWEGVLKWMKVPSFRTTKWEQLEKWIIQKAKGKSQKAQVFKMTYTEWVHTIWIERNQHRFEERSRSAEQLVREIAYVCHIRAPTRIKEMVRQFVVS is encoded by the coding sequence ATGGTGGCTAGAATCACCTCTTGGACTGCCAAGAAGCTGTCATATGCAGGTAGAGCTCAGCTAATTCAAACTGTTCTCTTTAGTATCCAAGCCTACTGGTCCCAATTATTTGCTATCCCCTCAAAAGTGCTAAATACAATTGAGGCCTATTGTCGAAGCTATCTGTGGTCGGGCACAAACACAATCACTAGAAAAGCTCTACTAGCTTGGGAGAAGGTTTGCACACCAAAGTCAGTGGGTGGTCTAGGCTTGATAAACATGCGATTATGGAATAGAGCTGCAATAACTAAAGCTAGTTGGGATATTGAACATAAGTGTGATAGACTATGGATCAGATGGCTGCATGCATACTATATCAAGAATCAACAATTTTGTCAAATGGCTATTCCTCAACAGGCTGGATGGATGGTAAGGAAATTGTTCGAGGCAAGAGATACATTGCCACTGATTCAATACAACACTGTTGGTAGTTTGATTAAGCAGATATATCTTCAGTTAATGGGGAACAATGAGAAAATTTCATGGAAAACATTGAGATTTGGAAATAATGCTCGGCCAAAAGCGCAATTTATAGTATGGCTACAGATGCAGGGCAGACTTCTGACTGTGGATAGAATTGCTTCCTGGGCTGTAAATGTGGATCATGAATGCAAGCTGTGCAATAGTCAAGGTGAAACGAGAAATCATATCTTCATGGAGTGTCCTTATTCTGTCAAAGTCTGGGAAGGGGTACTAAAATGGATGAAGGTTCCTAGCTTCAGAACAACAAAATGGGAACAACTGGAGAAATGGATCATTCAAAAAGCAAAGGGTAAATCACAGAAagctcaggtattcaagatgaCATATACAGAATGGGTGCATACAATATGGATCGAAAGGAATCAACACAGATTTGAAGAGAGATCAAGGAGTGCAGAACAATTGGTGAGGGAAATTGCATATGTGTGTCATATCCGTGCACCTACTAGAATTAAAGAAATGGTTCGGCAGTTTGTAGTTAGTTAG